ACTCGCTCGGCGTCGCGCTCCTGCAGGTCGTCGCGAGCCGCGGCTGCACCGGCTCGCGACGCGGCGCCGCGCGGGCGGTCGGGTCGGGCGCAGCCCTCGCGCTCGCCTGCCTGCTGTTCGCTGCGACGGCCGGCGGCAGCGGCGCGATCGCCGTCGGCCTGGTGCTGCTCGCCGCGGCCGCCCACCTGGCGGGCGAGCTGTGGTTCATCGCCGCGAAGTGGGCGCTCACCCTCGACCTGACCCCGCCCGGCGCGACCGGTCGCTACCAGGGCCTGGCCGCCACGGCCCAGGCCGGCGCACAGATGCTCAGCCCGGCGCTGATGACGCTGCTCGTCGGGACCTGGGGCCGCCCCGGCTGGTTCGTGCTCGCCGCGGTGTTCCTCGCCGCCGGGCTGGGCACGGTTCCGGCGGCTCGCTGGGCCGTCCGCACCCGGGTGGAAACCGGTTCTCGTGTTTCCTGAACAGCACGCAGACCAGCGAGCTTGTCCCTGACGAGAACATGTTCTAGTTTTGGGGTGTGGAGAGCGATCTGGGCCTGGCCGGAGCCGTGGTCCTGGTGACCGGTGGTGTGCGTGGCGTGGGCCGGGGCATCACGCGGGTGTTCCAGGTCTGCGGCGCGCATGTGGTGACCTGCGCCCGGCGCGAGCCGGAGGAACCGGCGGGCGAGTTCATCGCGTGCGATGTGCGTGATCCGGAGCAGGTGTCGGCGTTGATCGGTCGGGTTGTGGAGGAGCACGGTCGGCTGGATGTGGTGGTGAACAACGCGGGTGGTAGTCCGTTCGCTTCCGCTGCGGAGGCGTCGCCGCGGTTTCACGACAAGATCGTGCGGTTGAACTTGTTGGCGCCGTTGCTGGTGGCGCAGCAGGCGAACGCGGTGATGCAGCGTCAGGACGGTGGCGGGTCGATCGTGATGATTTCCAGCGTGTCCGGGACCCGCCCGTCGCCGGGGACGGCCGCGTATGGGGCGGCCAAGGCCGGGTTGGACAACTTGACCGCGAGTTTGGCGGTGGAGTGGGCGCCGAAGGTGCGGGTGAACGCGCTGGATGTGGGTTTGGTGCGCACCGAGCAGGCGCATCTGCATTACGGCAGCGACGTGGCGGCGGTGGGGAAGACGGTGCCGTTGGGGCGGCTGGCCGAGCCGGAGGAGGTCGGGCGGTGTGCGGCGTTTTTGGCTTCGCCGCTGGCTTCGTATGTGTCGGGGGCGACGTTGAAGGTGCATGGCGGTGGTGAGGTGCCCGCGTTCCAGGCGGCCGCGGACGTCAACAGGGAGGGCCAGTGAGCAGGTTGTGCCAGGACCGGGTCGTCATCGTGACCGGCGCGGGCCGCGGGATCGGGCGGGCGCACGCGCTGGCGTTCGCCGCCGAGGGCGCGCGGGTGGTGGTCAACGACGTCGGTGTGGCCCTGGATGGTTCCACCACCGGCGATGGTCCGGCCGCCCAGGTGGTGGCCGAGATCGAGGCTCTCGGTGGCGAGGCCGTGGCGAACACCGATGACGTGGCCGACTGGACCGGTGCGCGGAACCTGATCGGCACCGCGGTGGAGCGGTTCGGCCGGCTGGATGTGCTGGTCAACAACGCGGGTTTCGTGCGGGATCGGATGCTGGTCAACCTGGGTGAGGAGGAGTGGGACGCGGTGATCCGGGTCCACCTCAAGGGTCATTTCGCGCCGTTGCGGCATGCGGCGGAGTACTGGCGCGCCGAGGCGAAGGCGGGGCGGATGCCGAGTGCGCGGGTGATCAACACCAGTTCCGGCGCGGGCCTGCTGGGCAGTGTCGGGCAGTCGAACTATTCGGCGGCGAAAGCAGGCATCGCCGGGCTCACCGTCGTGGCGGCGGCGGAGCTGGCCCGGTATGGCGTGACGGTGAACGCGATCGCCCCGTCGGCGCGGACCCGCATGACCGAGGAGGTGTTCGCGGCGACGATGGCCCGGCCGGATGCGGGGTTTGACGCGATGGCGCCGGAGAACGTCTCGCCGCTGGTGGTGTGGCTCGGCAGCAGGGAGTCTGCCGGTGTGACGGGCCGGGTGTTCGAGGTGGAGGGCGGGAAGGTGTCGCTGGCGCAGGCGTGGCGGCACGGCCCGATGGTGGACAAGGGAAGCCGGTGGGAGCCGTCCGAGCTGGGGCCGGTGGTGGAGAAGCTGATCGCCGAGGTGCCCGCGCCCGAACCCGTGTATG
The window above is part of the Amycolatopsis thermoflava N1165 genome. Proteins encoded here:
- a CDS encoding SDR family oxidoreductase, whose product is MESDLGLAGAVVLVTGGVRGVGRGITRVFQVCGAHVVTCARREPEEPAGEFIACDVRDPEQVSALIGRVVEEHGRLDVVVNNAGGSPFASAAEASPRFHDKIVRLNLLAPLLVAQQANAVMQRQDGGGSIVMISSVSGTRPSPGTAAYGAAKAGLDNLTASLAVEWAPKVRVNALDVGLVRTEQAHLHYGSDVAAVGKTVPLGRLAEPEEVGRCAAFLASPLASYVSGATLKVHGGGEVPAFQAAADVNREGQ
- a CDS encoding SDR family oxidoreductase, coding for MSRLCQDRVVIVTGAGRGIGRAHALAFAAEGARVVVNDVGVALDGSTTGDGPAAQVVAEIEALGGEAVANTDDVADWTGARNLIGTAVERFGRLDVLVNNAGFVRDRMLVNLGEEEWDAVIRVHLKGHFAPLRHAAEYWRAEAKAGRMPSARVINTSSGAGLLGSVGQSNYSAAKAGIAGLTVVAAAELARYGVTVNAIAPSARTRMTEEVFAATMARPDAGFDAMAPENVSPLVVWLGSRESAGVTGRVFEVEGGKVSLAQAWRHGPMVDKGSRWEPSELGPVVEKLIAEVPAPEPVYGAS